From the Mycoplasmatota bacterium genome, one window contains:
- a CDS encoding ABC transporter permease — protein MTEHDYSFVENNEKMDKEQIRRSLTYWQDVWRRLKKNKLALVGLIGVIFILLFSTVGPLMVNHTYSEQNNKFYNIPPRIKIYHVHDDLYVYLSKMYHLIIVSEDGELLGTMQNRDAIKDNINKVYIYRLFNEENEVIESVTIDYSYKVDPSKADEGIEYSVIYDGVENKTPYKTVWNKTFLLGTDELGRDILSRLMYGMGISLIIAVIAAIINVLIGVLYGSISGYLGGRADNIMMRIVDIINSIPLLLYVILLMVVLKDSWFERKILIEILHLNGGLGTIIIALISVYWVGMARLVRGQNLSLKEQEYVLAAKTMGVSNFRIITKHLIPNTLGPIIVTLTMMIPTAVFTEAFLSFIGLGISAPKASLGTLANTGADLMQKYPYQLIIPSIAIATMMLSFNFLGDGLRDALDPRLRKG, from the coding sequence ATGACAGAACATGATTATTCTTTTGTTGAAAACAATGAAAAAATGGATAAAGAACAAATTAGACGAAGTCTAACTTATTGGCAAGATGTATGGCGACGATTGAAAAAAAATAAATTAGCATTGGTTGGATTAATTGGTGTAATATTTATATTATTATTTTCTACTGTTGGTCCTTTGATGGTAAATCATACATATAGTGAACAAAATAATAAATTTTATAATATTCCACCTAGAATTAAAATATACCATGTTCACGATGATTTATATGTTTATCTATCAAAAATGTACCATTTAATAATTGTAAGTGAAGATGGTGAACTATTGGGTACAATGCAAAACAGAGATGCTATTAAAGATAATATAAATAAAGTTTACATTTATCGATTGTTTAATGAAGAAAATGAGGTAATAGAATCAGTAACAATTGATTATTCGTATAAAGTCGATCCTTCAAAAGCAGATGAGGGAATTGAATACAGTGTAATTTATGATGGAGTAGAAAATAAAACACCTTATAAAACCGTATGGAATAAAACATTCTTACTTGGTACTGATGAACTAGGTAGAGATATATTATCACGATTAATGTACGGTATGGGGATTTCACTTATAATCGCAGTTATAGCTGCAATTATAAATGTGTTAATTGGTGTGTTATATGGTAGTATTTCAGGTTACTTAGGTGGACGAGCAGACAATATTATGATGAGAATTGTAGATATTATCAACTCAATTCCATTACTACTTTATGTAATATTATTGATGGTAGTGCTAAAAGACAGTTGGTTCGAAAGGAAAATTCTAATTGAAATTTTGCATTTAAATGGAGGTCTAGGTACTATTATAATTGCACTAATTAGTGTTTATTGGGTAGGAATGGCACGTTTGGTTCGAGGTCAAAATTTAAGTCTAAAAGAACAAGAATATGTACTAGCTGCTAAAACAATGGGAGTTTCTAATTTCAGAATAATTACTAAACATTTAATACCAAACACTTTAGGACCAATCATTGTAACATTAACAATGATGATTCCAACTGCTGTATTTACTGAAGCCTTTTTAAGTTTTATTGGTTTAGGTATCTCTGCTCCAAAGGCATCTTTAGGTACACTTGCAAACACTGGTGCTGATTTGATGCAAAAATATCCTTATCAACTAATAATTCCATCAATAGCAATTGCAACTATGATGTTATCATTTAACTTCTTAGGTGATGGTCTACGTGATGCATTAGATCCAAGATTGAGAAAAGGCTAG